The following are encoded together in the Culex pipiens pallens isolate TS chromosome 1, TS_CPP_V2, whole genome shotgun sequence genome:
- the LOC120431205 gene encoding uncharacterized protein LOC120431205 has product MTKPEEEKNDGAAEHAMKLIGTLGNFVPSADFDDYLERAENFFELNCITDDEFKRKLIVHFIGLPALKKLQQLLYPKTHKQSTPQKNQIAQSVEFFKRSQHEFEKVADFTVELQALSKHCVFEQFLDAALRDKFIAGLRNAKIQAELMNSHDNTKFDDAVTKAKNLEQIEEEQQKMKAKQQYANRVNGGNFNRRNRSQSRKPVQSGRG; this is encoded by the exons ATGACGAAGCCGGAAGAGGAGAAGAACGACGGCGCGGCGGAACACGCGATGAAGCTGATTGGGACGCTGGGAAATTTCGTACCCAGTGCGGATTTCGACGACTACCTGGAGAGAGCCGAAAACTTTTTCGAACTGAACTGCATCACGGATGATGAGTTCAAGCGGAAGCTGATCGTCCATTTTATTGGCTTGCCCGCGCTGAAGAAGCTGCAGCAGTTGTTGTACCCGAAAACCCACAAGCAGTCGAC TCCCCAGAAGAACCAGATCGCCCAGTCCGTGGAGTTTTTCAAGCGAAGCCAGCACGAGTTCGAGAAGGTCGCGGATTTCACGGTCGAGCTGCAAGCCCTGTCGAAACACTGTGTCTTCGAACAGTTCCTCGACGCAGCCCTGCGCGACAAATTCATCGCCGGCCTACGGAACGCCAAAATCCAGGCCGAGCTGATGAACAGCCATGACAACACGAAGTTCGATGATGCCGTCACGAAAGCCAAGAATCTGGAGCAGATCGAGGAGGAACAGCAGAAGATGAAGGCCAAGCAGCAGTACGCCAACCGAGTCAATGGCGGAAACTTCAACCGACGAAACCGTTCGCAGTCCCGGAAGCCGGTGCAGTCCGGGAGAGGCTAG